A stretch of the Tautonia marina genome encodes the following:
- the ffh gene encoding signal recognition particle protein, which produces MFDDIQHRLSDALGRFKVRGKLTEANMQEGLRAVRTALLEADVNYEVVQRFMKRVTEKAAGQELIKSVRPDQQIIKIVHDELIELMGEGDPHIRFEKTGPTVLMLCGLQGSGKTTTCGKLARRMLGLGRKPLLVAADLQRPAAIEQLKVLGQQLDVPVYTEDPSKADPVEVCRKGVAEADRLGRDTVILDTAGRLHVDDELMGQLKRIEKKVRPHQVYFVCDALTGQDAVASAGSFNEALELDGVILTKLDGDARGGAALSVRQVTGVPIKFVGMGEKLERLDVFDPERIVGQMLGMGDIVGLVEAAKDAVDEEEAKRQQERMAKGKFDLDDFRKQIVTMKKMGSVKDLMGKIPGMNQMGSMLEGVDADAEVKRIQGIIDSMTPAERRDPDTIDISRRRRIAAGAGCEPQDVSGLVKQFDAMAAMVKQMSQMSMLDRVKTLSGLGKAGAFNPGAMLKTTKQSTGKRLSAKEREKQKKLREKEARRLQRELREKRKGGPNP; this is translated from the coding sequence ATGTTTGACGATATCCAGCACCGCCTGTCAGACGCCCTCGGCCGGTTCAAGGTCCGTGGCAAGCTGACCGAGGCCAACATGCAGGAGGGCCTGCGGGCCGTCCGCACCGCCTTGCTGGAGGCCGACGTCAACTACGAGGTCGTTCAGCGCTTCATGAAGCGCGTGACCGAGAAAGCCGCCGGCCAGGAGCTGATCAAGAGCGTCCGCCCCGACCAGCAGATCATCAAGATCGTCCACGACGAGCTGATCGAGTTGATGGGCGAGGGCGACCCTCACATCCGCTTCGAGAAAACTGGGCCGACGGTGTTGATGCTTTGCGGCCTGCAAGGCTCGGGCAAAACGACCACCTGCGGCAAGCTCGCCCGCCGGATGCTCGGCCTCGGGCGCAAGCCCTTGCTCGTCGCCGCCGACCTGCAACGCCCGGCGGCCATCGAGCAATTGAAGGTCCTCGGCCAGCAGCTCGACGTTCCTGTCTACACCGAAGACCCGTCGAAGGCCGACCCCGTCGAGGTCTGCCGCAAAGGGGTGGCCGAGGCCGATCGTCTGGGCCGCGACACGGTGATCCTCGACACCGCCGGCCGATTGCACGTCGATGACGAGCTGATGGGCCAGCTCAAGCGGATCGAGAAGAAGGTTCGCCCGCATCAGGTCTACTTCGTCTGCGATGCCCTGACCGGGCAAGACGCCGTGGCATCGGCCGGATCGTTCAACGAGGCGCTCGAACTCGACGGCGTGATCCTGACGAAGCTCGACGGCGACGCCCGAGGCGGTGCCGCCCTATCGGTCCGGCAGGTCACCGGCGTACCGATCAAGTTCGTCGGCATGGGGGAGAAGCTCGAACGGCTCGACGTCTTCGACCCCGAGCGGATCGTCGGCCAGATGCTCGGCATGGGCGACATCGTTGGCCTCGTCGAAGCCGCCAAGGACGCCGTCGACGAGGAAGAAGCCAAGCGCCAGCAAGAGCGGATGGCCAAGGGGAAGTTCGACCTCGACGACTTCCGCAAGCAAATCGTCACGATGAAGAAGATGGGGTCGGTCAAGGACCTCATGGGCAAGATCCCCGGCATGAACCAGATGGGTTCGATGCTCGAAGGGGTCGATGCCGACGCCGAGGTCAAGCGCATCCAGGGGATCATCGACAGCATGACCCCGGCCGAACGCCGCGACCCGGACACGATCGACATCAGCCGACGCCGCCGGATCGCCGCCGGGGCCGGTTGTGAGCCGCAAGACGTCTCGGGCCTGGTCAAGCAGTTCGACGCCATGGCGGCGATGGTCAAGCAGATGTCGCAGATGTCGATGCTCGACCGCGTGAAGACCCTCTCGGGCCTCGGCAAGGCCGGCGCCTTCAACCCCGGCGCGATGCTCAAAACGACCAAGCAAAGCACCGGCAAGCGCCTCTCCGCCAAGGAACGCGAGAAGCAGAAGAAACTCCGCGAGAAGGAAGCCCGCCGCCTGCAGCGCGAGCTTCGTGAGAAACGCAAAGGGGGACCGAACCCCTAA
- a CDS encoding PDZ domain-containing protein yields the protein MRTQHHQSGWMLGVAGLILATSLAPIGNTEVHAQEAARAPVQAPYYAPTPTNLYASNLGIYYRLEPYGNSQGARLTQYPVAGSPASQIQLEPGDMITALDGQPIYGPNDLLNHTAQTSVQFINIRTGQPQLNWVFIPTVGPGPVPPPFPQPAPPPFPPGPGPLPYTLGVATQLTAVANNNQVYAAPVPGQPAPRLALRPIYGLRVTQVVPGGAAQRSGIEIGDTIMSANGIPMSDSNALRRVIASSGGALNLIVRDVRNPGVDVPVYVVLDASGGQVYASPAPVPSQAPTTLPVPNPIPMP from the coding sequence ATGAGGACACAACATCACCAATCGGGATGGATGCTCGGAGTCGCGGGGCTGATCCTCGCCACGAGCCTGGCGCCGATCGGGAACACTGAGGTCCACGCGCAAGAAGCCGCTCGGGCGCCTGTCCAGGCGCCGTATTACGCACCGACTCCGACGAACCTGTATGCCTCAAACCTGGGAATCTACTACCGGCTTGAGCCTTACGGGAACTCGCAAGGAGCCCGCTTGACCCAATATCCGGTCGCCGGATCGCCGGCCAGCCAGATCCAGCTGGAACCGGGCGACATGATCACCGCGCTCGACGGCCAGCCGATCTACGGGCCGAACGACCTTCTGAACCACACGGCGCAGACATCGGTGCAGTTCATCAACATCCGCACCGGCCAGCCGCAACTGAACTGGGTGTTCATCCCCACGGTCGGTCCTGGCCCGGTGCCGCCTCCGTTTCCGCAGCCGGCCCCGCCTCCGTTCCCGCCGGGTCCGGGTCCGTTGCCCTACACGCTCGGCGTGGCCACCCAGTTGACGGCGGTGGCGAACAATAACCAGGTCTATGCCGCTCCGGTGCCGGGCCAGCCGGCGCCTCGGCTGGCGCTGCGGCCGATTTATGGCCTGCGCGTGACCCAGGTGGTTCCCGGCGGAGCCGCGCAGCGGTCAGGCATTGAGATTGGCGACACGATCATGTCGGCCAACGGCATCCCGATGAGCGACTCGAACGCCCTGAGACGGGTGATCGCCAGCTCGGGAGGAGCGCTGAACCTGATCGTCCGCGATGTACGCAACCCCGGTGTCGATGTGCCCGTGTATGTCGTGCTCGATGCCTCGGGAGGCCAGGTTTACGCCAGCCCGGCGCCGGTTCCCTCTCAGGCTCCGACGACGCTACCCGTGCCCAATCCCATTCCCATGCCCTGA
- the rpsP gene encoding 30S ribosomal protein S16: MVKIRMKSFGRRHRPFYRICVMDARTPRDGRAIEELGWYDPLVRNESAREWFNTPRVRYWLSVGAQPTEKVAAMLKRHGITKPANGEAWDNVPAEERPAPGAKTTHLTGGPAPKPKAAPPAPEPEAPAAEAPAADATPAEEPKAEESQA, from the coding sequence ATGGTCAAGATTCGCATGAAGTCGTTCGGCCGACGGCACCGCCCGTTCTACCGGATTTGCGTGATGGACGCCCGCACCCCGCGTGACGGCCGCGCCATCGAGGAACTCGGCTGGTACGATCCGCTCGTCCGCAACGAGTCGGCCCGCGAGTGGTTCAACACCCCTCGGGTCCGCTACTGGCTCTCCGTCGGCGCCCAGCCGACCGAGAAGGTCGCCGCGATGCTCAAGCGGCACGGCATCACCAAGCCGGCCAACGGCGAAGCCTGGGATAACGTCCCGGCCGAGGAGCGCCCCGCCCCCGGCGCCAAGACGACTCACCTGACCGGCGGACCCGCCCCCAAGCCGAAGGCCGCCCCGCCGGCCCCCGAGCCTGAGGCCCCCGCCGCCGAGGCTCCGGCCGCCGACGCCACCCCGGCCGAGGAGCCGAAGGCCGAGGAATCGCAGGCCTGA
- the trmD gene encoding tRNA (guanosine(37)-N1)-methyltransferase TrmD, translating to MRCDVLTLFPGLFEGFLSESILKRAIRRGLISVNLWDIRRWALDRHRSVDDTPYGGGPGMLMMAPPVVSAVETVQACFGDRPGRLIALTPSGRRLDQPFVAELAKEPRITLLCGRYEGFDQRILDVLKPETLSIGDYVLSGGEVPAMVVIDAVMRLVPGVLGDERSAIDESFGPDGGLEYPHYTRPRSYRGLTVPDVLLSGDHAAIDRWRRQQRREVGTS from the coding sequence ATGCGATGTGACGTCCTGACGCTCTTCCCCGGCCTGTTCGAGGGGTTTCTGTCCGAGAGCATCCTGAAGCGGGCGATCCGCCGCGGCTTGATCTCGGTCAACCTCTGGGACATTCGCCGGTGGGCCCTCGACCGGCACCGGAGCGTCGACGACACCCCGTACGGCGGCGGTCCCGGCATGCTGATGATGGCCCCCCCGGTCGTCTCGGCCGTCGAGACCGTGCAAGCCTGCTTCGGCGACCGACCCGGACGCCTGATCGCCCTGACCCCTTCCGGAAGACGCCTCGATCAACCGTTCGTCGCGGAATTGGCCAAGGAACCTCGAATCACCCTGCTCTGCGGGCGTTATGAAGGGTTCGACCAGCGAATTCTCGACGTGTTGAAACCCGAGACCCTCTCGATCGGCGACTACGTCCTTTCCGGAGGAGAAGTTCCGGCCATGGTGGTCATCGACGCGGTCATGCGGCTGGTTCCCGGCGTGCTGGGCGATGAGCGGAGCGCGATCGACGAATCGTTCGGACCCGACGGCGGCCTCGAATATCCACACTACACCCGACCCCGCTCGTACCGCGGCCTGACCGTGCCCGACGTCTTGCTCAGTGGCGACCACGCCGCCATCGACCGCTGGCGACGCCAGCAACGACGCGAAGTCGGCACGAGCTAA